In Deltaproteobacteria bacterium, the following proteins share a genomic window:
- the recD gene encoding exodeoxyribonuclease V subunit alpha, whose product MKPLIREAQQLLERLSGLGIPAEDAGADIQDIYAASWKLELPLIDYMTLRDLVELGGCQEDGPLAAVLMTLFRALQEGSLCIDLEEERLCAGLMRFLEAGQAGKMATAFLSGLSKDMYKALITRNSDDYLPLVLSATGNRSLLYFQKFHVHEHMLRKRMEALLQAQPSIRIPESDIDAFIDGIYSPEHAIRVGKEGRPIERDAQQVEALRMSLKSQFAIISGGPGTGKTSLMVNILRCLLRAGIRAGEILLGAPTGRAAQRMTEAVQRSINTISSPGEGERELLDLKGSTLHKLLRYRGAHHDFYYGETNPLPASVIILDEVSMVDVIMMERFLRAVDASRTRLIFLGDKDQLPSVEAGAVFAEMIPDGTRAERFKDRLIVLDTVYRSGKNLLHLAGQINQGMFPEYAPVSFASALHLATDRWAVVPDEGVRAWREHLRLWVDHHYLSPVDDDGRDYTGLASEAGGMEVGSLLHADSGKEILGRLFERVEQARILSLVRNGIYGCNGINQEIAGRLGAAVGEPAWMERGYFGGAVIMITRNDYAKALFNGDVGVVIRNSDGAYRAFFPRFGTYIAFSMDMLPPWELAFSMTVHKSQGSEFDDVLLVLPQDDTHRLLTREIVYTGVTRARKRIIIHGTESVLKNALKQKIERQSGLEW is encoded by the coding sequence ATGAAACCATTGATCAGAGAAGCACAGCAGCTGCTGGAACGGCTCTCAGGCCTCGGCATACCGGCGGAGGACGCCGGGGCGGATATCCAGGATATCTATGCCGCATCCTGGAAACTGGAGCTCCCCCTGATCGACTATATGACCCTCCGCGATCTGGTGGAGCTGGGCGGATGCCAGGAGGACGGGCCGCTTGCGGCCGTGCTCATGACCCTGTTCAGGGCCCTGCAGGAGGGGAGTCTCTGCATCGATCTTGAAGAAGAGCGCCTGTGCGCCGGTCTCATGAGATTCCTGGAGGCCGGGCAGGCAGGGAAAATGGCAACCGCCTTTCTCAGCGGCCTGTCAAAGGATATGTACAAGGCGCTCATCACAAGAAACAGCGACGACTATCTGCCGCTGGTTTTGTCTGCGACCGGCAATAGAAGCCTCCTCTATTTTCAGAAGTTCCATGTCCATGAACATATGTTGAGAAAAAGGATGGAGGCCCTGCTGCAGGCACAACCGTCGATCCGGATCCCGGAGAGCGACATTGACGCTTTTATTGACGGGATTTACTCCCCTGAGCACGCTATCCGCGTTGGAAAGGAGGGGAGGCCGATCGAGCGGGATGCGCAACAGGTGGAGGCCCTCCGGATGTCGCTTAAATCGCAGTTCGCGATTATCTCGGGCGGCCCGGGCACCGGCAAGACCTCCCTGATGGTCAACATCCTCCGCTGCCTCCTGCGGGCGGGGATCAGGGCCGGGGAGATCCTTCTGGGCGCGCCCACGGGCCGGGCCGCACAGCGGATGACAGAAGCGGTGCAACGCAGTATCAACACCATTTCCTCGCCTGGAGAGGGGGAGAGGGAACTCCTGGATCTGAAAGGAAGCACCCTTCACAAGCTGCTGCGTTACCGCGGCGCGCACCATGACTTCTACTACGGCGAGACCAACCCCCTTCCCGCATCCGTCATTATTCTCGACGAGGTCTCCATGGTGGACGTGATCATGATGGAGCGGTTTCTAAGGGCCGTGGACGCGTCCAGGACCCGGCTGATCTTTCTGGGGGACAAGGACCAGCTGCCGTCCGTAGAGGCGGGGGCCGTTTTTGCCGAGATGATTCCCGACGGCACGCGGGCCGAGCGATTCAAGGATCGCCTGATCGTCCTCGATACGGTTTATCGTTCCGGAAAAAATCTGCTGCATTTGGCCGGACAGATCAATCAGGGGATGTTTCCGGAATATGCGCCTGTTTCCTTTGCGTCGGCCCTTCACCTGGCAACGGACCGTTGGGCCGTGGTCCCGGATGAGGGGGTGAGGGCGTGGAGAGAACACCTGCGACTCTGGGTGGACCATCATTATCTGAGCCCGGTGGATGACGACGGGAGGGATTACACAGGACTGGCATCGGAGGCCGGCGGCATGGAGGTGGGGAGTCTCCTTCACGCGGATTCGGGAAAGGAGATCCTGGGTCGGCTCTTTGAGCGGGTGGAACAGGCAAGGATCCTGTCACTGGTGAGAAACGGCATCTACGGGTGCAACGGCATTAACCAAGAGATCGCCGGGCGCCTGGGGGCTGCGGTCGGAGAGCCGGCCTGGATGGAAAGGGGGTATTTTGGAGGGGCGGTGATCATGATCACCCGAAACGATTATGCAAAGGCGCTTTTTAACGGAGATGTGGGCGTGGTGATCAGGAACAGCGATGGGGCATACCGGGCCTTTTTCCCCCGTTTCGGAACGTACATCGCCTTTTCCATGGATATGCTGCCCCCCTGGGAACTGGCCTTTTCCATGACCGTTCATAAGAGTCAGGGCTCGGAGTTCGACGATGTACTCCTGGTGCTCCCGCAGGATGACACCCACCGGCTCCTGACCCGGGAGATCGTCTATACAGGGGTCACCCGGGCCAGGAAGCGGATCATCATTCATGGGACGGAATCGGTCCTGAAAAACGCCCTCAAACAGAAGATCGAGCGGCAGTCAGGGCTGGAATGGTAA
- a CDS encoding DUF3820 family protein yields MNEKNECIPDAAVLLKLARMRMPFGKYKERRLIDLPETYMVWFARKGFPAGQLGEMLRMVYEIKINGLEYLFEPLRNQ; encoded by the coding sequence ATGAACGAAAAGAATGAGTGCATACCGGACGCGGCGGTCTTGCTTAAACTGGCCAGGATGCGGATGCCGTTCGGCAAATATAAGGAGCGGCGGTTGATCGACCTCCCTGAGACTTATATGGTTTGGTTTGCCCGGAAAGGATTTCCGGCCGGACAACTGGGGGAAATGTTGCGCATGGTTTATGAGATCAAAATCAACGGTCTGGAATACCTTTTTGAGCCGTTGCGGAATCAATAA